From Quercus lobata isolate SW786 chromosome 1, ValleyOak3.0 Primary Assembly, whole genome shotgun sequence, one genomic window encodes:
- the LOC115992911 gene encoding lysophospholipid acyltransferase LPEAT1-like isoform X2 encodes METELKDLKSQPSQQPPPQPQPPPPPPLQPTVTNDDVPLLKNSETHHSHNSNINISGDNLDELEKKFAAYVRHDVYGRMGRGELPLGEKFLLGIALVTLVPVRVVLATTLLVLYYLICRICTLFSAPNREEEEEEDGQEDYAHMGGWRRTVIVQCGRSLSRAMLFVFGFYWIKETNRIPDSTAQGKEESEEPERPGAIISNHVSYIDILYHMHSSFPSFVAKRSVGKLPLVGLISKCLGCVYVQRESKSSDFKGVSGVVTERVREAYQNKSAPMMMLFPEGTTTNGDYLLPFKTGAFLSTVPVRPVILRYPYRRFSPAWDSISGVRHVIYLLCQFVNHLEVVRLPIYCPSQQEKDDPKLYASNVRRLMASEGNLIMSDIGLPEKRVYHAALNGLLSQC; translated from the exons atggaaaccGAACTCAAAGACCTAAAATCCCAACCGTCACAACAACCACCGCCGCAGCCGcagccgccgccgccgccgccgctaCAACCCACAGTGACAAACGACGACGTTCCGCTCCTTAAAAACTCCGAAACCCACCACAGCCACAACAGCAACATCAACATCAGCGGCGACAACCTCGACGAACTCGAGAAGAAATTCGCAGCCTACGTTCGGCATGACGTGTACGGCAGAATGGGACGTGGCGAGCTCCCGTTGGGCGAGAAGTTCCTCCTCGGCATCGCGCTGGTCACGCTCGTTCCCGTGCGCGTGGTTTTGGCGACGACTCTGTTGGTCTTGTATTACTTGATTTGCCGGATTTGCACGCTGTTCTCGGCTCCGAatcgagaagaagaagaagaagaagatgggcAAGAAGATTACGCTCACATGGGTGGGTGGAGAAGAACCGTGATTGTTCAGTGTGGGAGGTCACTCTCTAGAGCTATGCTTTTCGTTTTTGGATTCTATTGGATCAAAGAGACTAATCGAATTCCTGACTCCACAGCTCAG GGGAAAGAGGAGTCTGAAGAGCCTGAAAGGCCTGGGGCAATTATATCAAACCATGTGTCGTATATTGATATATTGTACCACATGCATTCTTCGTTCCCGAGCTTTGTTGCTAAG CGATCAGTGGGTAAACTTCCTCTAGTAGGCCTCATAAG CAAGTGCCTCGGTTGTGTTTATGTTCAGCGGGAATCCAAGTCATCAGACTTCAAGGGTGTTTCAG GAGTTGTGACTGAAAGAGTCAGAGAagcttatcaaaataaatctGCTCCAATGATGATGCTTTTCCCag aAGGCACAACTACAAATGGAGACTACCTTCTGCCATTCAAGACAGGTGCATTTTTATCAACTGTGCCGGTGCGTCCGGTGATTCTAAGGTATCCTTACAGAAGATTCAGTCCTGCCTGGGATTCAATATCTGGG GTGAGACATGTCATTTATCTTCTCTGTCAATTTGTAAATCACTTAGAGGTGGTACGATTACCTATTTACTGCCCCTCACAGCAAGAAAAGGATGATCCAAAGCTTTATGCTAGTAATGTTAGAAGGTTGATGGCAAGTGAG GGTAATTTGATAATGTCAGATATTGGGCTGCCTGAGAAGCGAGTATATCATGCTGCCCTCAATG GTTTGTTATCCCAATGCTAA
- the LOC115992911 gene encoding lysophospholipid acyltransferase LPEAT1-like isoform X1, producing the protein METELKDLKSQPSQQPPPQPQPPPPPPLQPTVTNDDVPLLKNSETHHSHNSNINISGDNLDELEKKFAAYVRHDVYGRMGRGELPLGEKFLLGIALVTLVPVRVVLATTLLVLYYLICRICTLFSAPNREEEEEEDGQEDYAHMGGWRRTVIVQCGRSLSRAMLFVFGFYWIKETNRIPDSTAQGKEESEEPERPGAIISNHVSYIDILYHMHSSFPSFVAKRSVGKLPLVGLISKCLGCVYVQRESKSSDFKGVSGVVTERVREAYQNKSAPMMMLFPEGTTTNGDYLLPFKTGAFLSTVPVRPVILRYPYRRFSPAWDSISGVRHVIYLLCQFVNHLEVVRLPIYCPSQQEKDDPKLYASNVRRLMASEGNLIMSDIGLPEKRVYHAALNGNNSLPSVLHQKDD; encoded by the exons atggaaaccGAACTCAAAGACCTAAAATCCCAACCGTCACAACAACCACCGCCGCAGCCGcagccgccgccgccgccgccgctaCAACCCACAGTGACAAACGACGACGTTCCGCTCCTTAAAAACTCCGAAACCCACCACAGCCACAACAGCAACATCAACATCAGCGGCGACAACCTCGACGAACTCGAGAAGAAATTCGCAGCCTACGTTCGGCATGACGTGTACGGCAGAATGGGACGTGGCGAGCTCCCGTTGGGCGAGAAGTTCCTCCTCGGCATCGCGCTGGTCACGCTCGTTCCCGTGCGCGTGGTTTTGGCGACGACTCTGTTGGTCTTGTATTACTTGATTTGCCGGATTTGCACGCTGTTCTCGGCTCCGAatcgagaagaagaagaagaagaagatgggcAAGAAGATTACGCTCACATGGGTGGGTGGAGAAGAACCGTGATTGTTCAGTGTGGGAGGTCACTCTCTAGAGCTATGCTTTTCGTTTTTGGATTCTATTGGATCAAAGAGACTAATCGAATTCCTGACTCCACAGCTCAG GGGAAAGAGGAGTCTGAAGAGCCTGAAAGGCCTGGGGCAATTATATCAAACCATGTGTCGTATATTGATATATTGTACCACATGCATTCTTCGTTCCCGAGCTTTGTTGCTAAG CGATCAGTGGGTAAACTTCCTCTAGTAGGCCTCATAAG CAAGTGCCTCGGTTGTGTTTATGTTCAGCGGGAATCCAAGTCATCAGACTTCAAGGGTGTTTCAG GAGTTGTGACTGAAAGAGTCAGAGAagcttatcaaaataaatctGCTCCAATGATGATGCTTTTCCCag aAGGCACAACTACAAATGGAGACTACCTTCTGCCATTCAAGACAGGTGCATTTTTATCAACTGTGCCGGTGCGTCCGGTGATTCTAAGGTATCCTTACAGAAGATTCAGTCCTGCCTGGGATTCAATATCTGGG GTGAGACATGTCATTTATCTTCTCTGTCAATTTGTAAATCACTTAGAGGTGGTACGATTACCTATTTACTGCCCCTCACAGCAAGAAAAGGATGATCCAAAGCTTTATGCTAGTAATGTTAGAAGGTTGATGGCAAGTGAG GGTAATTTGATAATGTCAGATATTGGGCTGCCTGAGAAGCGAGTATATCATGCTGCCCTCAATGGTAATAATAGCCTGCCTAGTGTTTTGCATCAGAAAGACGATTGA